Part of the bacterium genome is shown below.
GCGCTATCAATCGTGCAAGCGGCTGTGGTACTCGACGATGATTGATTGGAACGGTAATGTGGTACCGTGCTGTTTCGACAAGGACGAGCAGTTCCTGATGGGCAATGCGCTGACACAGGACTTTCGCGACATCTGGCACGGCGAAAAATACAACGCGTTTCGCACGCAGTTGATCAAATACGGCCGTGTTGAAGAAATGTGCCGCAACTGCACCGAAGGTCTAAAGAGCTACTACATTCCGCTGGATAAACTCGAGGCGCTTGCGCCTCCGGAGATTCCGCCGGTACCGCCGGAGAATATGCCCAGGAAGCCGGATTACTCGGATATTTTTGAGCTGCCGGTCAAAGAGTAAGGCTGCGCAGTCGCGTTTAGCGCTTTTGTGCCGCTGACGCTTCCGCTGTTCGGATCAAAGAAACGCCAAGGGTGGTCTTTGGCTTTGCTGATACCGATGCGGGTGGTGCAGACGATGGCGCAGGGTGCGTCGGCGATGACCTCAAGTTTGGCACCGATCATTTCTTCATTCAGTTCCAGCGTGAGGCCCAGTGCGCGCGTGAGGTTGCCGGGGCCGCTAAGGAGTTTGTGAGTCGCTACATCGCCGCGGCGTTTGCGCATGGGGCCGAGGCCTTCGAGGGGTTCGGCTGCGCGGATCAACACGGCACCACAACGTTTGCGGTCGGTCGTGAAATTGAGACAAACGTGCACGCCGTAGCTGCGGTAAACATAGACGTGGCCGAAGCTGTCGTGCATGATGGCCGAGCGGGCGGTGCGGCGGAAACCGTGGGAGGCTTCGTCGTCGGTGTAGGCCTCGACCTCGACGATGCGGACAAGGGCCGATCGGTAGCGCAGGAGGCAGCCGATCAGGGCCGGGGCGACGCGGAGGGTCGGTTGCCCGAAAAAGTCCGGGCCCAGAATCTGGCCGGGCCGCTTGACAAAAGCCTCTGAATTCTGTATAG
Proteins encoded:
- a CDS encoding DNA-3-methyladenine glycosylase; translation: MQNSEAFVKRPGQILGPDFFGQPTLRVAPALIGCLLRYRSALVRIVEVEAYTDDEASHGFRRTARSAIMHDSFGHVYVYRSYGVHVCLNFTTDRKRCGAVLIRAAEPLEGLGPMRKRRGDVATHKLLSGPGNLTRALGLTLELNEEMIGAKLEVIADAPCAIVCTTRIGISKAKDHPWRFFDPNSGSVSGTKALNATAQPYSLTGSSKISE